One part of the Candidatus Eisenbacteria bacterium genome encodes these proteins:
- a CDS encoding TIGR00282 family metallophosphoesterase, with protein sequence MLNVLFIADVIGSPGRDVVQALLPALRRRHEIGLVVCNGENSAGGFGLTRDSASALFDAGVDVLTGGNHLWDRKDSIAYLASEERLVRPANLPAGTPGQGSRVFVAEDGTPVGVVNLLGRVFMREIDCPFRSADAAITTLQGKCRAILVDFHAETTAEKMAMGWHLDGRVSAVLGTHTHVQTADDRVLPKGTAYLSDAGMTGGFDSVIGMDRVAALRRFLTLLPERLNPAAGDLRLNGALVRIDPATGRAQSIQRIELPYQRPESGSSGARRLGGKEPAEAARAAAARRVVELRGASVVPTLALVSVGEDPASQIYLKRKTEACAEAGIEARRVTIAAGTDTQGVIDRVRALGDDPAVHGILVQLPLAPPADGQAVLEAVPPHKDVDGFHPINAGRLAAGLPGFIPATPKGILELLRYHQVPLAGKHAVVLGRSNIVGRPMATLLSTKGVDMTVTVGHSASGPVLRELARQADLLICAIGKPEMVTGDWIKPGAIVVDVGIHRVPTAKGTRMTGDVDVATVAPVASALTPVPGGVGPMTVAMVVVSTVLAAERQMAGVKV encoded by the coding sequence TTGCTGAACGTTCTGTTCATTGCCGATGTGATCGGCTCGCCCGGCCGCGACGTGGTGCAGGCGCTGCTGCCGGCATTGCGCCGGCGTCACGAGATCGGACTGGTGGTGTGCAACGGCGAGAACTCGGCCGGCGGCTTCGGGCTCACCCGCGACTCCGCGTCCGCCTTGTTCGACGCCGGAGTGGACGTGCTCACCGGCGGCAACCACCTCTGGGACCGCAAGGACAGCATCGCCTACCTGGCGAGCGAGGAGCGGCTGGTGCGCCCCGCGAACCTCCCGGCCGGAACTCCAGGCCAGGGCAGTCGCGTGTTCGTCGCCGAGGACGGCACCCCGGTCGGCGTCGTCAATCTGCTCGGGCGCGTCTTCATGAGGGAGATCGACTGCCCGTTCCGCAGCGCCGACGCCGCGATCACGACACTCCAGGGCAAGTGCCGCGCAATCCTCGTCGACTTCCACGCCGAGACGACGGCCGAGAAGATGGCGATGGGCTGGCATCTCGACGGCCGCGTGAGCGCCGTGCTCGGCACGCACACCCACGTGCAGACCGCCGACGATCGCGTGCTCCCCAAGGGGACCGCCTACCTGAGCGATGCCGGCATGACCGGCGGCTTCGACTCGGTGATCGGTATGGACCGGGTCGCGGCCTTGCGTCGATTCCTCACACTGCTGCCCGAGCGCCTGAATCCCGCGGCCGGCGACCTGCGATTGAACGGCGCGCTGGTGCGCATCGATCCTGCCACCGGTCGCGCGCAGTCGATCCAGAGGATCGAGCTGCCTTACCAACGCCCGGAGAGCGGCAGCAGCGGCGCGCGAAGGCTCGGCGGGAAGGAGCCGGCGGAAGCCGCGCGCGCCGCGGCGGCACGCCGGGTGGTGGAGCTGCGCGGTGCTTCGGTCGTGCCCACGCTGGCGCTGGTCTCGGTGGGCGAAGACCCGGCCTCGCAGATCTATCTGAAGAGAAAGACGGAGGCGTGCGCCGAAGCAGGCATCGAAGCTCGGCGCGTCACGATCGCGGCCGGCACCGACACGCAAGGCGTGATCGACCGCGTGCGCGCGCTCGGCGACGACCCCGCCGTTCACGGCATCCTGGTCCAGCTGCCGCTTGCGCCGCCCGCCGATGGTCAAGCCGTGCTCGAGGCAGTGCCGCCACACAAAGATGTCGACGGCTTCCATCCGATCAACGCAGGAAGACTCGCCGCGGGCCTGCCGGGCTTCATCCCCGCGACTCCGAAAGGCATCCTCGAGCTGCTGCGCTACCACCAGGTGCCACTGGCCGGAAAGCACGCGGTCGTGCTCGGCCGCAGCAACATCGTGGGCCGGCCGATGGCCACGCTGCTCTCCACCAAGGGCGTCGACATGACGGTCACCGTCGGCCACAGCGCGAGCGGCCCCGTGCTGCGCGAGCTCGCGAGGCAGGCCGATCTGCTGATCTGCGCCATCGGCAAGCCGGAGATGGTGACCGGCGACTGGATCAAGCCCGGCGCCATCGTGGTGGACGTCGGCATCCACCGCGTGCCCACCGCGAAAGGCACGCGCATGACCGGCGACGTCGATGTCGCCACCGTCGCTCCCGTGGCCTCGGCGCTGACCCCGGTTCCCGGGGGAGTCGGTCCGATGACGGTCGCGATGGTCGTGGTCAGCACCGTGCTCGCCGCCGAGCGCCAGATGGCCGGAGTCAAAGTTTAG
- the xseA gene encoding exodeoxyribonuclease VII large subunit: MATVPASRERILTVSQVTRQIKEALEGFFPGQWVRGEISGWKKAVTGHYYFCLRDRNAQLDCFLHSKLVAKLKFPPRDGMAVDAYGRVEVWEARGRYQLVVEALRPAGMGERLVALEALRQRLQAEGLFDQSRKRPLPAYPRRIGLVTSPVGAAVRDLVHVLRARWPSIGIVLAPVRVQGEGAAIDIADAIRRFNHYGSVDLLIVGRGGGSLEDLWAFNEEPVVRAIVGSKLPVITGVGHESDVTLADLAADVRGATPSNAAERAVKDWREVAHRVEALRDRLDRQMRQSLQWRRQQLDHLLEKYAFKNLHEVFGVWRRSIADSLARMRGSMRHAIDLRRRRLENAGAAYGLREWPRQLASRREEIARLGERLTDAMQARLDAWATRARGYEDRLRALSPRLVMERGYCLARGPDGRLLRTVEGLAVGDPLQIEFARGDVDARVEAVRTGEDHGQ; encoded by the coding sequence ATGGCCACCGTACCCGCCTCGCGCGAGCGCATCCTCACCGTCAGCCAGGTCACCCGGCAGATCAAGGAAGCCCTCGAGGGCTTCTTTCCGGGCCAGTGGGTGCGCGGCGAGATCAGCGGCTGGAAGAAAGCGGTCACCGGGCATTACTACTTCTGTCTCCGTGACCGGAACGCCCAGCTCGACTGCTTTCTCCACTCCAAGCTGGTCGCGAAGCTGAAGTTTCCTCCGCGCGACGGCATGGCGGTCGACGCTTACGGCCGAGTCGAGGTGTGGGAGGCGCGCGGCCGGTATCAGCTCGTGGTCGAGGCTCTACGCCCGGCGGGAATGGGCGAGCGCCTGGTGGCGCTCGAAGCGCTCCGGCAGCGCCTGCAGGCCGAGGGTCTCTTCGACCAGTCGCGCAAGCGTCCGTTGCCGGCTTATCCGCGCCGCATCGGACTCGTCACCTCGCCGGTCGGCGCGGCGGTCCGCGACCTGGTGCACGTGCTCCGCGCCCGCTGGCCTTCGATCGGGATCGTGCTGGCCCCGGTCCGCGTGCAGGGGGAAGGCGCGGCAATCGACATCGCCGACGCCATCCGGCGCTTCAACCACTACGGCAGCGTCGACCTGTTGATTGTGGGACGCGGCGGCGGCTCGCTCGAGGATTTGTGGGCGTTCAACGAAGAACCCGTCGTGCGGGCGATCGTCGGCTCGAAGCTGCCCGTCATCACCGGCGTTGGCCACGAGTCGGACGTCACGCTCGCCGACCTCGCCGCCGACGTGCGCGGCGCTACGCCCTCGAACGCCGCGGAGCGCGCGGTCAAGGACTGGCGCGAAGTCGCTCACCGCGTCGAGGCGCTCCGTGATCGGCTCGACCGGCAGATGCGGCAGAGCCTCCAATGGCGAAGGCAGCAGCTCGATCACCTGCTCGAGAAGTACGCCTTCAAGAATCTCCACGAGGTGTTCGGGGTGTGGCGTCGCAGTATTGCCGACTCCCTGGCCCGGATGCGCGGCTCGATGCGGCACGCCATCGATCTCCGCCGCCGGCGGCTGGAGAACGCGGGCGCCGCGTACGGGCTGCGCGAGTGGCCTCGGCAGCTCGCATCGCGACGCGAGGAGATCGCGCGGCTCGGCGAGCGGCTCACCGACGCGATGCAGGCCCGGCTCGACGCATGGGCGACGCGCGCGCGCGGCTACGAGGACCGTTTGCGGGCGCTGTCCCCGCGGCTGGTCATGGAACGGGGTTATTGCCTGGCGCGAGGTCCCGACGGTAGGCTGCTGCGCACCGTCGAGGGTCTCGCGGTAGGCGATCCGCTGCAGATCGAATTCGCCCGCGGTGACGTCGACGCGCGAGTCGAGGCGGTGCGCACGGGAGAGGATCATGGCCAATAA
- a CDS encoding exodeoxyribonuclease VII small subunit has product MANKKPSPQGAEAQESQGFETSLERLEVIVQELEGGQLTLEESLARYEEGVRLSKRLTQSLDRAEERIERLNGEDAPPGTHPVDAAEEERLRGTRPEEGELQF; this is encoded by the coding sequence ATGGCCAATAAGAAGCCTTCGCCACAGGGCGCCGAAGCCCAGGAGTCGCAAGGCTTCGAAACATCGCTCGAGCGGCTCGAGGTCATCGTCCAGGAGCTCGAGGGGGGACAGCTGACGCTCGAGGAATCGCTGGCGCGCTACGAAGAAGGCGTGCGGCTGTCCAAGCGGCTGACGCAGAGCCTCGACCGGGCCGAGGAGCGCATCGAGCGGCTGAACGGCGAGGACGCGCCCCCGGGAACCCATCCGGTGGACGCCGCGGAAGAGGAGCGTCTGCGCGGAACACGCCCCGAGGAGGGCGAGCTTCAGTTTTGA
- a CDS encoding farnesyl diphosphate synthase translates to MSRAPVMADTELASGSRDPFAARRAAFERYFARALDRRCRAPGALGEAIRYAALSPGKRIRPLFALASCEAAGGTWRKALPAAAALEAIHAFSLVHDDLPAMDDDDYRRGLLTTHKKFGEATAILAGDALVAFAFQELVELRRFVNASRVSDAVRRLATASGGEELIAGQALDIAAEGREVEEEDVREIHLRKTGALFACAMALGGIAGGARKDTVDALEQSGRHLGLAFQIHDDLLNAGAGLAQLGKRGGTDAARGKATYPKVIGSQRSRLRAEAHLDLARSILEEYRLFSPGLQGLLGAMAARER, encoded by the coding sequence TTGAGCCGCGCGCCCGTCATGGCCGACACGGAGCTCGCTTCAGGAAGCCGGGATCCCTTCGCCGCGCGCCGAGCCGCGTTCGAGCGTTACTTCGCGCGCGCGCTCGACCGTCGCTGCCGCGCTCCGGGAGCACTGGGCGAAGCGATCCGCTACGCCGCGCTCTCGCCCGGCAAGCGCATCCGGCCTTTGTTCGCGCTGGCGAGCTGCGAGGCCGCGGGAGGGACGTGGCGCAAAGCACTTCCGGCCGCGGCGGCGCTCGAGGCGATCCACGCCTTCTCGCTGGTGCACGACGATCTTCCCGCCATGGACGACGACGACTATCGCCGGGGACTGCTCACCACTCACAAGAAGTTCGGCGAGGCCACCGCGATCCTCGCGGGCGACGCGCTGGTCGCGTTCGCCTTCCAGGAGCTGGTCGAGCTGCGGCGCTTCGTGAACGCCTCTCGGGTCAGCGACGCGGTGCGCCGTCTCGCCACCGCGAGCGGGGGCGAGGAGCTGATCGCCGGCCAGGCGCTCGACATCGCGGCCGAGGGACGCGAAGTGGAGGAGGAGGATGTGCGCGAGATCCATCTGCGCAAGACCGGGGCGCTCTTCGCGTGCGCGATGGCGCTCGGCGGGATCGCCGGGGGCGCGCGCAAGGACACCGTCGATGCGCTCGAGCAGTCGGGCCGCCACCTCGGGCTCGCCTTCCAGATCCACGACGACCTGCTCAACGCAGGCGCCGGACTCGCGCAGCTCGGCAAGCGTGGCGGCACCGACGCGGCGCGCGGCAAGGCCACCTATCCGAAGGTGATCGGCAGCCAGCGATCGCGCCTGCGCGCCGAAGCGCACCTTGACCTGGCGCGATCGATCCTGGAGGAATACCGTCTGTTCTCGCCCGGCCTGCAAGGCTTGCTGGGCGCCATGGCCGCGCGCGAGCGCTGA
- a CDS encoding divergent PAP2 family protein, producing MEAAALALAVGFLIQAFKGVAVFVRKRHWNLRRFVETGGMPSSHAASVSALTTEVAFREGVGSVLFGVTLYFSLVVMYDAAGLRRAAGRHATVLNRMIDQHWKDPEQETQKLMELLGHTPLEVAVGALIGVSASLLWHWIR from the coding sequence GTGGAGGCAGCCGCGCTCGCACTCGCCGTCGGGTTCCTGATCCAGGCGTTCAAGGGCGTCGCCGTGTTCGTCCGCAAACGCCACTGGAATCTGCGGCGCTTCGTCGAGACCGGAGGCATGCCCAGCTCGCACGCCGCCTCGGTTTCCGCGCTGACGACGGAAGTCGCGTTTCGCGAGGGTGTTGGATCGGTGCTGTTCGGCGTGACGCTGTATTTCAGCCTGGTCGTTATGTATGATGCTGCAGGCCTGCGGCGCGCCGCCGGCCGCCATGCGACCGTGCTCAACCGCATGATCGACCAGCACTGGAAAGACCCCGAGCAGGAGACTCAAAAGCTGATGGAGCTGCTGGGCCACACGCCCCTCGAGGTGGCGGTGGGGGCCCTGATCGGAGTTTCCGCCTCGCTGCTGTGGCACTGGATCCGGTGA
- the dxs gene encoding 1-deoxy-D-xylulose-5-phosphate synthase: MSLLERIHSPADLRALTRDEIDGLAAEIRHAIIQTVARRAGHLAPNLGVVELTLALHRVFDSPRDKIIFDVGHQSYPHKLVTGRYERFDTLRSLDGIAGYPVRSESEHDPFGTCHGSTSLSAALGFAVARDLQKQDHHVIAVIGDGALTGGMAFEGLNNIGELRKRVIVILNDNEWSISPNIGAITRYLTKLTTSRLYRAFERDVYELLGKLPKGLRAQEGARRVKEGLQNLVVPGILFEELGLKYFGPIDGHDLDVLEETLSDLKRFEGPVLLHVVTCKGKGYGPAESDAGTFHGVGVFDPESGTAAKSTKKTYTHVFGETAVEIAERLPEAVAVTAAMTDNTGLKTFAKKFPERFFDVGMAEEHGVTFSAGLAAAGMLPLCTIYSTFLQRAFDQIIHDVAVQDLHVVLCVDRAGIVGEDGAPQHGAFDVGYLRMIPGMILMAPKNGEELRDMLWTATRVEKRCVAVRYPRANIPEESLPVREPTFLEIGVSEQLRAGGDVAILALGTMVLPALAAAEKLAAEGVSATVVNARFVSPLDERAILGLARSVGRLVTVEENVPMGGFGSAVSECLGRHEVSATPLLRLALPETFVPHGKRDELLKIVGLDAPSIATRVLDWVKAQQGQDTHQRQFS; this comes from the coding sequence GTGAGCCTGCTCGAGCGCATTCACTCGCCCGCGGATCTTCGCGCGCTCACGCGCGATGAGATCGACGGCCTCGCCGCCGAGATCCGGCACGCCATCATCCAGACCGTGGCCCGGCGCGCCGGCCACCTGGCCCCGAATCTCGGCGTGGTCGAGCTGACGCTCGCGCTCCACCGGGTGTTCGACTCGCCGCGCGACAAGATCATCTTCGACGTCGGCCACCAGAGCTACCCGCACAAGCTGGTGACCGGGCGTTACGAGCGCTTCGACACGCTGCGCTCGCTGGACGGCATCGCCGGCTATCCGGTGCGCTCGGAGAGCGAGCACGATCCCTTCGGCACCTGCCACGGCAGCACCTCGCTGTCGGCCGCGCTCGGCTTCGCGGTGGCTCGCGACCTCCAGAAGCAGGATCACCACGTGATCGCGGTGATCGGGGACGGCGCGCTCACCGGCGGCATGGCGTTCGAGGGGCTCAACAACATCGGCGAGCTCAGGAAACGCGTGATCGTCATCCTCAACGACAACGAGTGGAGCATCTCGCCCAACATCGGCGCGATCACCCGCTACCTCACCAAGCTCACGACCAGCCGGCTGTATCGCGCATTCGAGCGCGACGTCTACGAGCTGCTCGGCAAGCTGCCCAAGGGGCTGCGCGCCCAGGAAGGCGCGCGACGCGTCAAGGAAGGCCTGCAGAACCTGGTGGTGCCGGGCATCCTGTTCGAGGAGCTCGGACTCAAGTACTTCGGGCCGATCGACGGCCACGATCTCGACGTGCTCGAGGAGACGCTCAGCGACCTCAAGCGCTTCGAAGGCCCGGTGCTGCTCCACGTGGTGACCTGCAAGGGCAAGGGGTATGGCCCGGCCGAGAGCGATGCCGGGACCTTCCACGGCGTCGGCGTGTTCGACCCCGAGAGCGGCACGGCCGCCAAGAGCACGAAGAAGACCTATACGCACGTCTTTGGCGAGACCGCGGTCGAAATCGCCGAGCGGCTGCCAGAGGCGGTGGCGGTCACCGCGGCGATGACCGACAACACCGGGCTCAAGACCTTCGCCAAGAAGTTTCCCGAGCGATTCTTCGACGTCGGCATGGCCGAGGAGCACGGCGTGACCTTCTCGGCCGGTCTCGCCGCCGCCGGCATGCTGCCGCTCTGCACCATCTACTCCACGTTCCTGCAGCGCGCCTTCGACCAGATCATCCACGACGTCGCGGTGCAGGACCTGCACGTCGTCCTGTGCGTGGACCGCGCCGGCATCGTGGGCGAGGACGGCGCGCCGCAGCACGGGGCGTTCGACGTCGGCTACCTGCGCATGATCCCGGGCATGATCCTCATGGCCCCCAAGAACGGCGAGGAGCTGCGCGACATGCTGTGGACCGCGACGCGCGTCGAGAAGCGCTGTGTCGCGGTGCGCTACCCGCGGGCCAACATCCCCGAGGAATCCCTGCCGGTCCGCGAGCCCACCTTCCTCGAGATCGGCGTATCGGAACAGCTGCGCGCCGGCGGCGACGTCGCCATCCTGGCGCTCGGCACCATGGTGCTGCCGGCGCTCGCCGCGGCCGAGAAGCTGGCGGCCGAGGGGGTCTCGGCGACGGTGGTGAACGCGCGCTTCGTGTCCCCGCTCGACGAGCGGGCGATCCTCGGGCTGGCGCGATCGGTAGGCCGCCTCGTCACCGTGGAGGAAAACGTGCCGATGGGCGGATTCGGGAGCGCGGTCAGCGAGTGCCTCGGACGCCACGAGGTGTCCGCCACGCCGCTGCTCCGGCTCGCGCTGCCGGAGACGTTCGTGCCGCACGGCAAGCGCGACGAGCTGCTCAAGATCGTCGGCCTCGACGCTCCTTCCATCGCGACGCGCGTGCTCGATTGGGTCAAGGCCCAGCAAGGACAGGACACCCACCAGCGGCAGTTCTCATGA
- a CDS encoding NAD(+)/NADH kinase: MSRAGRRVGILGHTGRPPVQKAARRLTEALVAQGHRVAIDELLAKEMKLPGVALEKIAADCHLLISLGGDGTALKGARALVGRKGALLPVNFGGLGFLTVAEELDVEDAVRLALVGRWKTVERRPVEAVVTRRGKRLKSGLGMNDAVLKTSGGYSALHMRLHALGSDLGHLVADGLIAATAAGSTAYSLSAGGPVVSRGLESLVVTPVCAHTLGSRSLVLAGDDALKVKVIGTSDHAMLLIDGQESIPLQAGDQVTMTLADQVVRIFENPEQPLARALQAKLGWQGSERRSLV; the protein is encoded by the coding sequence ATGAGCCGCGCGGGCCGCCGCGTGGGCATCCTGGGCCACACGGGAAGGCCACCGGTGCAGAAGGCCGCGCGCCGCCTGACCGAAGCGCTGGTCGCGCAGGGCCACCGGGTGGCGATTGACGAGCTCCTCGCCAAGGAGATGAAGCTTCCCGGCGTCGCGCTCGAGAAGATCGCCGCCGATTGTCACCTGCTGATCTCGCTCGGGGGAGACGGCACCGCTCTCAAGGGCGCGCGCGCGCTGGTCGGGCGCAAGGGCGCGCTGCTGCCGGTCAACTTCGGCGGACTCGGATTTCTCACCGTCGCCGAGGAGCTCGACGTCGAGGACGCGGTGCGTTTGGCGCTCGTCGGCCGGTGGAAGACGGTGGAGCGCCGTCCGGTCGAGGCGGTGGTGACACGCCGGGGCAAGCGGCTGAAGTCCGGGCTCGGCATGAACGACGCCGTCCTCAAGACCAGCGGCGGCTACTCCGCGCTGCACATGCGCCTCCACGCGCTCGGCAGCGATCTCGGTCACCTGGTCGCCGACGGCCTGATCGCCGCGACCGCGGCCGGGTCGACCGCGTACTCGCTCTCGGCCGGCGGACCCGTGGTATCGCGCGGATTGGAGTCCCTGGTGGTCACGCCGGTGTGCGCGCACACGCTCGGCAGCCGCTCGTTGGTGCTGGCCGGCGACGACGCGCTGAAGGTCAAGGTGATCGGCACCTCGGATCACGCCATGCTGCTGATCGACGGTCAGGAATCGATCCCGCTTCAGGCCGGGGATCAAGTGACGATGACGCTCGCCGACCAGGTGGTGCGGATCTTCGAAAACCCCGAGCAGCCGCTGGCCCGCGCGCTGCAGGCCAAGCTGGGGTGGCAGGGGAGCGAGCGCCGGAGCCTGGTCTGA
- the recN gene encoding DNA repair protein RecN, producing the protein MLERLSIRNLALVEHAELTLGPGLNALTGETGAGKTLVVQAVELIVGGRADPDTIRAGAKSATVEAEFRLAGETAARVATLLDEWGLEFDGEALVVRREVSESGRGRATVNQSPVTVASLKRLGELLADLHGQHEHQSLLRPEAGLLTLDRLAGLEQEREAFGERLAAWREAERDRHQLETQLATFAERSDYLRHAARELAEARLVEGEEERLANEAARLQHRDRLRTLVTQALEQLSDAEPSATTLLGAASHALEQAAALDSTLGDTLPGVREASIAASESARALTSYLDHLEADPERLEAIESRRDLIARLTRKYRRAVPELLAWQSEIERELETGDDADRALESAAARVRDAERACGEAGAQLSKERAEAAAEWGPRISRELRPLGLQSARLDFRVEAAPPAAASPLGLDQVTLRFMPNPGEPARPLAKIASGGELSRVMLALKVALEARDRVDLLIFDEVDSGIGGAVAQAVGERLRRLARHRQVVCVTHLPMIAALAHHQWSVAKQASGGRTTVKVEPVEGPRRVAELARMLAGERATETTRRQARELLEGAESGATRR; encoded by the coding sequence ATGCTCGAGCGCCTGTCGATCCGCAACCTGGCACTGGTGGAGCATGCGGAGCTGACGCTCGGTCCCGGGCTCAACGCGCTGACGGGCGAAACCGGCGCGGGCAAGACCCTCGTGGTCCAGGCGGTCGAGCTGATCGTCGGCGGGCGAGCCGATCCGGACACGATCCGCGCGGGCGCCAAGAGCGCCACCGTCGAAGCCGAGTTCCGTCTGGCGGGAGAGACCGCCGCCCGCGTGGCCACGCTGCTCGACGAGTGGGGCCTCGAGTTCGACGGCGAAGCGCTGGTCGTTCGCCGCGAAGTGAGCGAATCGGGCCGCGGCCGGGCGACCGTCAACCAGTCGCCGGTCACGGTGGCTTCGCTCAAGCGGCTGGGCGAGTTGCTGGCCGACCTTCATGGACAGCACGAACACCAGAGTCTGCTCCGTCCCGAGGCAGGCCTCTTGACGCTGGATCGCCTCGCCGGCCTCGAGCAGGAGCGCGAAGCCTTTGGCGAGCGGCTGGCGGCGTGGCGGGAGGCCGAGCGGGATCGCCACCAGCTCGAGACGCAGCTCGCCACCTTCGCCGAGCGCAGCGACTACCTGAGGCACGCCGCGCGCGAGCTGGCCGAGGCCAGGCTGGTCGAAGGCGAGGAAGAGCGGCTCGCGAACGAAGCGGCCCGGCTCCAGCACAGAGACCGCTTGCGCACCCTGGTCACGCAGGCGCTGGAGCAGCTCTCCGATGCGGAACCATCGGCCACCACGCTGCTCGGCGCCGCGTCCCATGCGCTCGAGCAGGCGGCGGCGCTCGACAGCACGCTCGGCGACACGCTTCCCGGTGTGCGCGAGGCGTCGATTGCCGCGAGCGAGTCGGCTCGCGCGCTGACGTCCTATCTCGATCATCTCGAGGCCGATCCCGAACGGCTCGAGGCCATCGAGAGCCGGCGCGACCTCATCGCCCGGCTCACGCGCAAGTACCGCCGGGCGGTGCCGGAGCTGCTGGCGTGGCAGTCGGAGATCGAGCGCGAGCTGGAGACCGGCGACGACGCCGACCGGGCGCTCGAGTCCGCGGCGGCGCGCGTGCGCGATGCCGAGCGCGCTTGCGGCGAGGCCGGCGCCCAGCTGTCGAAAGAGCGGGCCGAAGCGGCCGCCGAGTGGGGACCGAGGATCAGTCGTGAGCTCCGCCCCCTGGGCCTTCAGAGCGCGCGGCTCGACTTCCGGGTGGAGGCCGCGCCGCCGGCCGCGGCCTCGCCCCTTGGCCTCGACCAGGTGACGCTGCGCTTCATGCCCAATCCCGGCGAGCCGGCGCGGCCGCTGGCGAAGATCGCCTCCGGCGGCGAGCTGTCGCGCGTGATGCTGGCGCTCAAGGTCGCGCTCGAAGCCCGCGACCGCGTTGATCTGCTGATCTTCGACGAAGTAGATTCGGGCATCGGTGGCGCGGTGGCCCAGGCGGTTGGAGAGCGTCTGCGGCGGCTCGCGCGGCACCGCCAGGTCGTGTGCGTCACCCATTTGCCCATGATCGCCGCGCTTGCGCATCACCAATGGAGCGTGGCGAAGCAGGCGAGCGGCGGACGAACCACGGTGAAGGTGGAGCCCGTCGAGGGCCCGCGACGAGTCGCGGAGCTCGCGCGCATGCTGGCCGGCGAGCGGGCCACCGAGACCACCCGGCGCCAGGCTCGAGAGCTGCTCGAGGGCGCGGAATCCGGAGCAACCCGGCGATGA